From a single Paenibacillus sp. FSL W8-0426 genomic region:
- a CDS encoding DUF5693 family protein, whose product MRQKWLKWNNASRKWLWIVVIIGLIATIPVISDRVQTENSADKVELVFNYRGLLDISTYQAHPQDFLKEQLPRLKEAGITTMAVFESSLDELRKSRKLMVYNGADIATANKEVVSSNDNYTYVVFTSEENAQTYAPIIEQTFTDREIPVVPWQYEGRSGLILQTPPENANMQPLMPDPGAIEMLRGYGFHILPRISDSVPYNQESMERLLTYFEENGVTRILFDGDAVKGYNDNAETKSLDQFAQLLNEHHIGLAAIENLKKPQSGFATLAYKTDYNVTRLYSLSDADANLDVNVIADRFVLATKDRNIRMLYMNAAPSRNTAKAMITNPIDNLINSLGEPGHAVERMAKHGFELGQAEAFTVKESSIQRPAKLVALIGALAMISLMVSYFVPMITLLVFALGLVGSAGLFLLKPTLLEQGVALLVAISAPTIAVILAVRSVNEQQRRNPDAPAGRRLKQSLILYVRTSILSLLAVPFMIALLNNITYSLVINQFRGVSLLHFAPMGLVAIYILFYRGKGTISVQQIRGLLLTRINILMVVLAVIAAGAGYYYLTRTGNAGSVTPFEMFLRTALEDTFGVRPRFKEFVLGHPLFIVGVFAALKYRNVVFVLFIAAIGQLSMVDTFAHIHTPAVLSLIRGVMGLGIGLIFGLIAIGVWQVAEGCWKKWSPLLKS is encoded by the coding sequence GTGCGTCAAAAATGGCTTAAATGGAATAATGCTTCCCGGAAATGGTTGTGGATCGTCGTGATCATCGGTTTGATTGCGACCATTCCCGTCATTTCGGATCGGGTGCAGACCGAGAACTCGGCCGACAAGGTGGAGCTGGTCTTTAACTACCGGGGACTCCTGGACATCTCGACCTATCAGGCTCATCCCCAGGATTTTCTGAAAGAACAGCTGCCGCGCCTGAAAGAGGCCGGAATTACGACGATGGCCGTGTTCGAGAGCTCGCTCGACGAGCTGCGAAAATCACGGAAGTTGATGGTATATAACGGTGCGGATATCGCCACGGCGAATAAAGAAGTCGTGTCATCCAATGACAACTACACGTATGTGGTGTTCACGAGCGAAGAGAATGCGCAGACCTATGCGCCGATTATCGAGCAAACCTTTACGGACCGTGAAATTCCGGTTGTTCCATGGCAGTATGAAGGCCGCAGCGGTTTGATTTTGCAGACACCTCCGGAAAATGCCAACATGCAGCCGCTCATGCCTGATCCGGGCGCGATCGAAATGCTGCGGGGATACGGATTCCACATTTTGCCCCGGATTTCGGACAGCGTTCCGTACAACCAGGAATCGATGGAACGACTGCTTACCTATTTCGAAGAGAATGGGGTAACCCGCATCCTGTTTGATGGCGATGCCGTAAAAGGATACAATGATAATGCGGAGACGAAAAGCCTGGACCAGTTCGCACAGCTGCTGAACGAACATCATATCGGTCTGGCTGCCATCGAAAATTTGAAAAAACCGCAGTCCGGGTTTGCGACACTCGCGTACAAAACGGATTACAACGTAACCCGGCTGTACTCGCTTAGCGATGCGGATGCCAACCTGGACGTGAATGTCATTGCCGACCGCTTCGTCTTGGCGACGAAGGATCGCAACATTCGCATGCTTTATATGAATGCAGCACCTAGCCGGAATACGGCCAAAGCGATGATCACCAACCCGATTGACAACCTGATCAACAGTCTTGGCGAACCGGGACATGCCGTTGAACGCATGGCGAAGCATGGTTTTGAACTTGGACAAGCCGAAGCCTTCACGGTGAAGGAATCTTCGATCCAGCGTCCTGCCAAGCTTGTTGCCTTGATTGGTGCGCTTGCCATGATTTCATTGATGGTTTCCTACTTCGTGCCTATGATTACGCTGCTCGTATTTGCGCTTGGTTTGGTGGGAAGCGCGGGTCTCTTCCTCTTGAAACCAACACTGCTTGAGCAGGGCGTAGCGTTGTTGGTAGCCATTAGCGCGCCGACCATAGCGGTCATTCTTGCCGTTCGCTCCGTGAACGAACAACAGAGACGCAACCCGGATGCGCCGGCAGGTCGCAGACTGAAACAATCATTGATTTTATATGTCAGAACTTCAATTTTGTCATTGCTCGCCGTTCCCTTTATGATTGCGCTGTTGAACAATATTACGTATAGCCTGGTTATTAACCAGTTCCGCGGCGTTAGTTTGCTGCATTTTGCTCCAATGGGCCTGGTTGCCATTTATATCCTGTTTTATCGGGGTAAGGGCACCATCTCTGTTCAGCAGATCAGAGGTTTGCTGTTGACTCGTATTAACATTTTGATGGTAGTACTCGCCGTGATTGCCGCAGGCGCAGGGTATTATTATTTGACCCGCACGGGCAATGCCGGTTCGGTGACGCCGTTTGAAATGTTCCTGCGTACGGCGCTGGAGGATACGTTCGGCGTTCGTCCAAGATTTAAGGAATTCGTGCTGGGACATCCGCTGTTTATCGTTGGTGTGTTCGCTGCATTAAAATATCGGAATGTCGTGTTTGTACTGTTTATTGCAGCCATCGGACAGCTGTCCATGGTTGATACGTTTGCGCATATCCATACACCGGCCGTACTGTCGCTTATTCGCGGCGTGATGGGGCTGGGCATCGGCCTGATCTTCGGACTCATCGCCATCGGTGTATGGCAAGTAGCGGAAGGATGTTGGAAAAAATGGTCACCACTTCTCAAAAGTTAG
- a CDS encoding phospho-sugar mutase — protein sequence MEQLSSTAAQTLQQWLEDASIDEATKQELRDLQDQPKELEDRFYRNLEFGTGGLRGVIGAGSNRMNRYTVGRATQGFARYLLEQHGDKEGRPSVVIAHDSRHFSPEFALDAALVLAGNGIVAKLFTSLRPTPQLSFSVRHLQATGGIVVTASHNPPEYNGYKVYNHEGGQLVPHEAEQVIQYIQEVPSLADVKKLTQEEAEAQGLLVWLGDDEDRAFAETVASVSLSRELIQSGIGRDFKIVFTPLHGTGNIPVRRVLEQIGFEQVYIVPEQEQPDAEFSTVKSPNPEEREAFTLAMKLGESVGADILIGTDPDADRMGAVVKDNNGKYFVLSGNQSGAIMVHYLLSRLQETGKMPANGAVIKTIVTSEMGAVIAKHYGAEVMNTLTGFKYIGEKMDQFAATGSHTFLFGYEESYGYLAGNYARDKDAILASMLIAEAAAYYKNQGKTLYDVLQDLYSQFGTFLERLESRTLKGKDGVAQIQGKMSDWRSNPPTEVAGVAVQDVLDYSIGLDGLPKENVLKFILADGSWFCLRPSGTEPKIKVYFAVRGESLEDAESRIDRLAAEVMARVDAQ from the coding sequence ATGGAACAGTTAAGTTCGACAGCAGCACAGACATTACAGCAGTGGTTGGAGGATGCTTCGATCGATGAAGCGACGAAACAGGAACTCCGCGATTTGCAGGATCAACCGAAGGAGCTCGAGGATCGCTTTTACAGAAATCTGGAGTTCGGTACCGGCGGATTGCGCGGCGTGATCGGTGCGGGAAGCAACCGCATGAACCGTTATACCGTGGGGCGTGCGACACAAGGCTTTGCGCGGTATTTGTTGGAGCAGCACGGAGACAAGGAAGGCCGGCCTTCCGTTGTCATTGCGCATGATTCCCGTCACTTCTCGCCGGAGTTCGCGCTTGACGCAGCACTGGTACTTGCAGGCAACGGCATCGTGGCCAAGCTGTTTACGTCGCTCCGTCCTACGCCTCAACTGTCATTCAGCGTGCGGCATCTGCAAGCCACCGGAGGCATCGTGGTCACGGCGAGCCATAATCCGCCGGAATATAACGGATACAAAGTGTACAACCATGAAGGCGGTCAGCTTGTTCCGCATGAGGCGGAGCAAGTGATCCAATACATTCAGGAGGTTCCTTCCCTGGCTGACGTGAAAAAGCTGACGCAGGAAGAAGCCGAAGCGCAAGGACTGCTCGTATGGCTCGGAGACGATGAAGACCGCGCATTCGCGGAAACGGTGGCCAGCGTTAGCCTGAGCCGTGAACTGATCCAATCCGGCATCGGCCGCGATTTCAAAATTGTTTTCACGCCGCTGCACGGAACCGGAAACATCCCGGTACGCCGCGTATTGGAGCAGATCGGTTTCGAGCAGGTGTACATCGTTCCCGAGCAAGAGCAGCCGGATGCCGAGTTTTCGACCGTGAAATCCCCTAACCCGGAAGAGCGCGAAGCGTTTACGCTGGCGATGAAGCTGGGCGAATCCGTCGGCGCGGACATCCTGATCGGAACGGACCCGGATGCGGACCGCATGGGTGCGGTCGTCAAGGACAACAACGGCAAATATTTCGTGCTGTCTGGCAACCAGTCGGGTGCCATCATGGTGCACTACTTGCTGAGCCGTTTGCAGGAAACCGGCAAAATGCCGGCCAACGGGGCGGTAATTAAAACGATCGTCACCAGCGAGATGGGGGCGGTAATTGCGAAGCACTACGGCGCCGAAGTGATGAACACCCTGACGGGCTTCAAATATATCGGCGAAAAGATGGACCAATTCGCGGCAACGGGCAGTCATACGTTCCTGTTCGGTTACGAAGAAAGCTACGGCTACCTTGCAGGCAATTATGCGCGCGACAAAGATGCCATCCTGGCTTCGATGCTGATCGCGGAAGCGGCCGCTTATTACAAAAATCAAGGCAAAACGCTCTACGATGTGCTGCAGGACCTTTACAGCCAGTTCGGCACATTCCTGGAAAGACTGGAGTCCCGCACATTGAAAGGCAAGGACGGTGTTGCACAGATTCAAGGCAAAATGAGCGACTGGCGCAGCAATCCGCCGACAGAAGTTGCAGGCGTGGCCGTACAGGACGTGCTGGACTACTCCATTGGCTTGGACGGCCTGCCGAAGGAAAATGTCCTGAAATTCATATTGGCAGACGGCTCCTGGTTCTGCCTGCGTCCTTCGGGTACGGAACCGAAGATCAAAGTGTATTTTGCCGTTCGTGGAGAGAGTCTGGAAGATGCGGAGAGCCGCATCGATCGCCTCGCTGCCGAAGTCATGGCACGGGTAGACGCCCAATAA
- the fabZ gene encoding 3-hydroxyacyl-ACP dehydratase FabZ, with protein sequence MLDSKQIQAIIPHRPPFLLVDKIVEMEDGKRAVGLKNVTINEPFFIGHFPEYPVMPGVLITEALAQVGAAAILNVESNKGKIGFLAGLDNFRFRGQVVPGDTLMLEVEITRLKGSIGKGQATARVGDKVVAEGEIMFALSDPS encoded by the coding sequence GTGCTCGATAGCAAACAGATTCAAGCCATCATTCCACACCGTCCCCCATTCCTGTTGGTGGACAAGATCGTGGAAATGGAGGACGGCAAACGCGCCGTCGGATTGAAAAACGTAACCATCAACGAACCGTTCTTCATCGGCCATTTTCCGGAATACCCGGTCATGCCAGGCGTATTGATCACCGAAGCATTGGCGCAGGTTGGCGCCGCGGCCATTCTTAACGTGGAGAGCAACAAGGGGAAAATCGGATTTTTGGCAGGACTCGATAACTTCCGTTTCCGTGGTCAGGTCGTACCTGGCGATACGTTGATGCTGGAAGTCGAAATTACGCGTCTCAAAGGCTCCATCGGAAAAGGCCAAGCTACGGCAAGAGTCGGAGACAAGGTTGTCGCCGAAGGCGAAATCATGTTTGCCTTGTCTGACCCAAGCTGA
- a CDS encoding DNA-directed RNA polymerase subunit beta: protein MTDTQRQNEKPDKTKVKKKKSGWRVLRWFLVPFLLVLALGGGMVAGYVVLGKQDFGSVFELDTWKHVYDLVFAP, encoded by the coding sequence ATGACAGATACACAGCGGCAGAATGAGAAGCCGGATAAGACGAAGGTTAAGAAAAAGAAAAGCGGATGGCGGGTCCTGAGATGGTTTCTGGTTCCATTCCTGCTTGTTCTGGCCCTCGGCGGCGGCATGGTGGCCGGCTATGTGGTACTGGGCAAACAGGATTTCGGCTCCGTGTTCGAGCTGGATACCTGGAAGCATGTATATGATTTGGTGTTCGCCCCATAA
- a CDS encoding flagellar hook-basal body protein, translating to MNNSMISAMVSMTGIQQRLDVIADNIANVNTAGYKSKQAAFEDVLTRVQQQPDKYKLDGRSSPMGYNLGFGVRLANLTKDMGQGSLNQTGNPTDLAIEGNAMFAVEVDGQKMWTRQGAFHFVEDTRPKANPNDPDRMVLVNGEGYFVLGRNGERITAPNNSKVAFDENGNLLVRRGNAANATIAAQLQVVDIERPEGLVQYSDNLFGLGAGLTEDDVFGANAATRPSTANIRPGYLEQSNVDLTQEMALLLQGQRTYQLAARALTSSDSMAGLANNLRA from the coding sequence ATGAACAATTCCATGATTAGCGCCATGGTTTCCATGACAGGCATTCAGCAGCGGCTGGATGTTATTGCCGATAATATTGCCAACGTAAATACGGCAGGCTATAAAAGCAAACAAGCTGCGTTTGAGGACGTTCTTACCCGAGTGCAGCAACAACCGGACAAGTACAAGCTGGATGGACGCTCATCCCCGATGGGCTACAATCTTGGTTTTGGCGTACGTTTGGCAAACTTGACCAAGGACATGGGCCAAGGATCGCTCAACCAAACGGGAAATCCTACAGATTTGGCCATTGAAGGAAACGCGATGTTTGCCGTTGAGGTAGACGGGCAAAAAATGTGGACGCGTCAAGGCGCATTCCATTTCGTGGAAGACACGAGACCTAAGGCGAATCCGAACGATCCGGACCGGATGGTGCTCGTGAACGGCGAAGGATATTTTGTGCTGGGACGCAACGGTGAACGGATCACAGCTCCGAACAACAGCAAAGTCGCTTTCGACGAAAACGGGAATCTGCTGGTTCGTCGAGGCAATGCAGCCAACGCAACCATTGCGGCGCAGCTGCAAGTCGTTGACATTGAACGTCCTGAAGGACTGGTACAGTACTCGGACAATTTGTTCGGGTTGGGCGCCGGGCTGACCGAAGATGACGTCTTTGGAGCGAATGCGGCAACGCGTCCTTCAACGGCAAACATTCGTCCAGGCTATCTGGAGCAATCCAACGTCGATCTGACGCAGGAGATGGCTTTGTTACTGCAAGGGCAACGAACATATCAGTTGGCAGCTCGAGCATTGACATCCAGTGATTCCATGGCGGGCCTTGCCAACAATTTGAGAGCCTAG
- a CDS encoding flagellar hook-basal body protein, with product MLRGLYTAAAGMITQQRRHDTATQNIVNMNTTGYKQVNSVSRSFPEMLIGLVGGDANVPTKRLGRLNTGVFAEESLSMNVQGTLMESGQKNDFAISSDLTLNDPQTGQPVAFNESGKFVREDGTVLYQPQAYFTVRDQNGNTRYTRDGHFQITGDGSLLSSTGAEVLDNNGQPVVLTGSVEQFKVDGQGRLVDVNTGDPTGVTLGISVVDQPNQLVREGDGNFSLNGQGGATVRMMAAGDNVQIRQGYLEGSNVDASRATVDMNAAYRAYEANQKMVQFYDRSLDKAVNEVGRV from the coding sequence ATGTTAAGAGGGCTGTATACCGCCGCTGCCGGCATGATTACGCAGCAGCGCCGCCATGACACCGCCACCCAGAACATCGTGAACATGAACACAACAGGATATAAACAGGTCAACAGCGTAAGCCGTTCTTTTCCGGAAATGCTGATCGGCCTGGTGGGCGGAGATGCCAATGTGCCGACGAAGCGCCTTGGCCGGCTGAACACGGGGGTATTTGCGGAAGAAAGCTTGTCCATGAACGTGCAGGGAACCCTGATGGAAAGCGGGCAGAAGAACGATTTCGCCATTTCCTCCGACCTGACCCTTAACGATCCGCAGACAGGACAACCGGTTGCCTTTAATGAATCCGGCAAATTCGTGCGTGAGGACGGAACGGTCCTTTATCAGCCGCAGGCTTATTTTACGGTTAGAGACCAGAACGGAAATACGAGATATACGCGCGACGGGCATTTCCAGATTACAGGGGATGGATCGCTGCTGAGCTCCACGGGAGCAGAAGTGCTGGACAATAATGGTCAGCCGGTTGTATTGACAGGCTCGGTCGAGCAATTTAAAGTGGATGGGCAAGGACGCTTGGTCGATGTCAATACAGGTGATCCGACGGGAGTCACTTTGGGAATCAGCGTGGTTGACCAACCGAACCAGCTGGTGCGTGAAGGTGACGGCAACTTTAGCCTGAACGGTCAAGGGGGAGCTACGGTTAGAATGATGGCCGCCGGAGACAACGTGCAGATCCGTCAAGGATATTTGGAAGGCTCCAACGTGGATGCCTCGCGTGCCACCGTTGACATGAACGCCGCTTATCGCGCATACGAAGCGAACCAGAAGATGGTGCAATTTTATGATCGCAGTTTGGACAAGGCCGTGAACGAAGTAGGGCGCGTATAA
- a CDS encoding rod shape-determining protein has product MLSKDIGIDLGTANVLIHVKGSGVVLDEPSVVTIESDTKRVLAVGEEARRMVGRTPGNIVAIRPLRDGVIADFEITEAMLRHFINRVGARNWYSRPRILICAPTNITSVEQKAIREAAERSGAKEVFLEEEPKAAAIGAGMDIFQPSGNMVVDIGGGTTDIAVLSMGDIVTASSIKVAGDKFDEAIIKFIKAKYKLMIGERTAEDIKIAIGSVHPDGVKKEMDIRGRDMVSGLPVTVTISGSEVQEALWDSVQSIIAAAKSVLERTPPELSADIIDRGVVLTGGGALLNGLDELLTNELHVPVWVAEDPMHCVVKGTGIMLNNLDQVVKKKF; this is encoded by the coding sequence ATGTTAAGCAAGGATATCGGTATTGATCTTGGCACGGCGAACGTGCTCATTCACGTGAAAGGAAGCGGGGTCGTTCTCGACGAACCTTCTGTCGTGACCATTGAAAGCGATACGAAACGTGTCCTTGCGGTGGGAGAAGAAGCGCGTCGCATGGTGGGACGCACGCCCGGCAACATTGTTGCCATCAGACCGCTGCGCGACGGCGTTATCGCGGACTTCGAAATCACGGAAGCCATGCTGCGGCATTTCATCAATCGTGTGGGGGCGCGCAACTGGTACAGCCGTCCGCGTATTTTGATCTGCGCGCCGACGAACATTACCTCCGTGGAACAGAAAGCGATCCGTGAGGCGGCCGAACGCAGCGGTGCCAAAGAAGTATTTTTGGAAGAAGAGCCAAAGGCGGCGGCGATCGGCGCAGGCATGGACATTTTTCAGCCGAGCGGTAATATGGTTGTGGACATCGGCGGCGGAACGACGGATATTGCCGTGCTTTCCATGGGCGATATTGTCACCGCCTCTTCCATTAAAGTAGCAGGGGACAAGTTTGACGAAGCTATTATTAAATTCATTAAGGCCAAATACAAACTCATGATCGGCGAGCGTACGGCGGAAGATATCAAAATCGCCATCGGTTCCGTCCATCCGGACGGAGTGAAAAAAGAAATGGATATTCGCGGGCGTGACATGGTATCGGGTTTACCGGTTACAGTCACCATCTCGGGGAGTGAGGTACAGGAAGCGCTCTGGGATTCGGTGCAGTCGATCATCGCGGCTGCCAAATCGGTATTGGAGCGGACACCGCCGGAATTGTCGGCGGACATTATCGACCGGGGCGTTGTGTTGACGGGCGGAGGAGCGCTGCTCAATGGATTGGACGAACTGTTAACCAACGAGCTTCACGTACCGGTATGGGTAGCAGAGGACCCGATGCATTGCGTCGTCAAGGGAACGGGAATCATGCTGAACAATTTGGATCAAGTCGTTAAGAAAAAGTTCTGA
- the spoIIID gene encoding sporulation transcriptional regulator SpoIIID produces MHDYIKERTIKIGRCIVETRNTVRTIAKEFGVSKSTVHKDLTERLPEINPDLADQVKHILEYHKSIRHLRGGEATKIKYKKTSGKKREVLASAKS; encoded by the coding sequence GTGCACGATTACATCAAGGAACGGACCATTAAAATCGGTCGCTGCATTGTTGAGACGAGAAATACGGTCCGAACCATTGCTAAAGAATTCGGCGTATCCAAAAGCACGGTGCATAAGGATCTGACGGAGCGTCTGCCTGAAATCAACCCGGATCTTGCTGACCAGGTGAAGCATATTCTGGAGTACCACAAGTCGATCCGCCATTTGCGGGGCGGGGAAGCAACCAAAATCAAATACAAAAAAACAAGCGGAAAAAAACGCGAAGTATTGGCTTCTGCCAAATCATGA
- a CDS encoding M23 family metallopeptidase — MNEQNKKTIQEETPKTTQGVPASQPSSWKRAMSKRWVFPAAYIAAAGIILTLVWVYQGTSQKTLESKPTGVVENGSVATGETAAEEGQESVEVVAKSENFAWPVSNPSEISVVRPFYDNEGSAEEHEAAMVQYNDTFIPNTGVDLARGDNETFEVKAALGGKVTRVEQNPLTGQVVEITHDGNLKTVYQSLADVKVKQNDEVKLGDTIASAGVSELGKTLGNHLHFEVYEDGQPVNPQGYLPEK, encoded by the coding sequence ATGAATGAACAAAACAAAAAAACCATCCAGGAAGAGACTCCTAAAACAACTCAAGGAGTACCGGCAAGCCAGCCTTCTTCATGGAAAAGAGCAATGTCCAAACGCTGGGTGTTCCCGGCAGCTTACATCGCGGCAGCAGGTATTATACTAACCTTAGTTTGGGTCTATCAGGGAACAAGCCAAAAGACGCTTGAATCCAAACCCACGGGTGTAGTAGAAAACGGCTCCGTAGCTACGGGAGAAACAGCAGCGGAAGAGGGTCAGGAAAGTGTGGAAGTGGTCGCGAAGTCGGAGAATTTTGCATGGCCTGTAAGCAACCCTTCGGAAATCTCGGTCGTGAGACCATTCTATGACAATGAAGGATCTGCCGAAGAGCATGAGGCGGCGATGGTTCAGTACAACGACACATTCATTCCGAATACAGGCGTGGATCTGGCTCGTGGGGATAATGAAACCTTCGAAGTCAAAGCAGCGCTCGGCGGCAAAGTTACCCGAGTTGAACAAAACCCGTTGACGGGTCAAGTCGTGGAAATTACGCACGATGGAAATCTCAAAACGGTTTACCAAAGCTTGGCCGACGTCAAAGTGAAACAAAACGATGAAGTGAAATTGGGAGACACCATTGCTTCCGCCGGCGTGAGCGAACTCGGCAAAACGTTGGGTAATCACCTTCACTTCGAAGTGTACGAAGACGGACAGCCGGTTAATCCGCAAGGATACCTTCCGGAAAAGTAA
- the spoIID gene encoding stage II sporulation protein D translates to MKEARIQVKLPLNAPTVGEAVENEAEAEAALQPVEKKDKPFPTRMREEQAHAPIIELDHYRVVKRRRMKVFGQNRGWGQRNPRRWQPVAAVSALVGVALIIPAILVWPNDIKVPPSPASAVQEQTSTSKPSPVVPVAYPEPEVRVYLSGKGTTMNLPLEEYVAGVIAAEMPSDFQLEALKAQAIAARTFIVRRLEANDTSGVPGGVADVTDTVSHQVFLPPDQVKTEWTKLGKTKDWEKLQQAVRESKDTVMTYQGKPITASFFSTSNGYTENAEDVWGNAVPYLKSVNSPWDKKVAPGFEETVTMSRSEILRKLQLGDDAIPATAQNGGSWMEVLSTTAGHRIKQVRIGSKVFGGPEVRNLLGLRSSQFTWAAEGDEVRITTYGYGHGVGMSQWGANGMAQEGYTATQILKHYYTGISFGHASKMLAKQ, encoded by the coding sequence ATGAAGGAAGCGCGTATACAGGTCAAATTGCCCCTCAACGCTCCAACGGTTGGAGAAGCAGTAGAGAACGAGGCAGAAGCCGAGGCTGCCCTGCAGCCGGTTGAGAAAAAAGACAAGCCATTTCCAACAAGGATGCGCGAGGAGCAGGCTCATGCGCCTATTATAGAACTGGATCATTATCGCGTCGTTAAGAGGCGGCGAATGAAGGTGTTTGGACAAAATCGGGGATGGGGTCAGCGTAATCCTAGGAGGTGGCAACCTGTGGCAGCCGTATCCGCGTTGGTGGGGGTGGCATTAATTATACCGGCGATCCTGGTCTGGCCGAATGACATCAAGGTTCCACCTTCTCCGGCTTCGGCGGTGCAGGAACAAACTTCAACTTCCAAACCTTCCCCCGTCGTACCTGTCGCGTATCCTGAGCCGGAGGTGCGGGTGTACCTATCGGGTAAAGGAACTACGATGAACCTGCCTCTGGAAGAGTATGTAGCGGGGGTAATCGCGGCGGAAATGCCCTCGGACTTCCAGCTAGAGGCGTTAAAAGCCCAGGCGATCGCAGCGCGCACATTTATCGTTCGACGTCTGGAGGCCAACGATACAAGCGGCGTGCCGGGTGGGGTCGCTGACGTGACCGATACCGTAAGCCATCAGGTTTTTCTTCCGCCGGATCAAGTGAAGACCGAGTGGACAAAGCTCGGAAAAACGAAGGACTGGGAGAAGCTGCAGCAGGCCGTTCGTGAGAGCAAGGACACCGTGATGACATACCAAGGCAAGCCGATTACGGCATCCTTTTTTTCGACAAGCAACGGTTATACGGAAAATGCAGAAGATGTGTGGGGAAATGCGGTACCCTATCTGAAAAGCGTGAACAGCCCCTGGGACAAAAAGGTAGCTCCGGGATTCGAAGAGACCGTGACGATGAGCCGGTCCGAAATCCTTCGAAAACTACAGCTTGGCGATGACGCGATTCCCGCAACGGCCCAGAACGGCGGATCCTGGATGGAAGTGCTGTCCACGACCGCAGGACATCGAATCAAGCAAGTGCGGATCGGAAGCAAAGTGTTCGGCGGACCGGAAGTCCGAAACCTGCTCGGTCTGCGGTCCAGCCAGTTCACCTGGGCGGCAGAAGGGGATGAGGTGCGGATTACGACATACGGCTACGGTCATGGCGTCGGTATGAGCCAATGGGGAGCCAACGGCATGGCGCAGGAGGGGTATACCGCAACGCAGATCCTGAAGCACTACTATACGGGTATCTCCTTTGGACATGCATCCAAGATGTTGGCAAAGCAATAG